One genomic region from Sphingomonas paeninsulae encodes:
- a CDS encoding sensor histidine kinase codes for MKPLRLPTTARIALLSILLALATNFALLGFIRVATQDDAMAIMRQRVSSDADVLRDTAASDNLPALGAAILDAVRDDPHVFTGLLDRDGRVIVGNISRDQLPARLGSVDFKTIDVLRSPRGYVVSVGYTMRPGPHGEWIVVGREFDQHLELQDTLERSLLLALLLSIGMGIVSGALIARYVGSRVETIARVVDEVGAGDLTLRARVGPSGDAFDQLSSRINSMLDRLGLLMSELRMLTDTLAHDLRSPVGRLRARIEAALTVTDETQRDQLLGGVLNEADNLTRMLTTVLEIGRSEAQTARSQFVDLDPAALIAELGEMYEPLAEEKGVVLSVDAAPLKLVSAHRQLLAQALSNLVDNALYYGAGAAVTLSARDAGGDVRLTVADNGPGIAEADMTEARRRFGRLDASRGKPGAGLGLSLAEAVAHLHGGRLELADNGPGLAATLILPR; via the coding sequence TTGAAACCGCTGAGGCTGCCGACCACGGCGCGGATTGCGCTGCTTTCGATCTTGCTGGCCCTGGCGACCAATTTCGCGCTTCTCGGGTTCATTCGCGTTGCTACGCAGGATGATGCGATGGCCATTATGCGGCAGCGAGTCTCGAGCGATGCCGACGTTCTGCGCGATACTGCGGCCTCCGATAATCTGCCAGCGCTTGGCGCGGCGATTTTGGATGCGGTGCGCGACGATCCTCATGTATTTACCGGGCTGCTGGATCGCGATGGGCGAGTCATCGTCGGTAATATCAGCCGCGATCAATTGCCTGCGCGCCTCGGCAGCGTCGATTTCAAGACGATCGATGTTCTCCGTTCGCCGCGCGGTTATGTCGTTTCTGTCGGTTACACGATGCGCCCAGGGCCTCACGGCGAATGGATTGTCGTCGGGCGTGAATTCGATCAGCATCTTGAATTGCAGGATACGCTGGAGCGGTCGCTGCTGCTCGCCCTGCTCCTGTCGATTGGTATGGGTATCGTCAGTGGTGCGCTGATCGCCCGCTATGTCGGCTCGCGCGTCGAAACCATTGCGCGTGTGGTGGATGAGGTCGGTGCCGGTGACCTGACCCTGCGCGCGCGTGTGGGGCCAAGCGGTGACGCTTTCGATCAACTGTCGTCGCGGATCAATTCGATGCTCGATCGGCTCGGCCTGCTGATGAGTGAACTGCGGATGCTGACCGACACATTGGCCCATGATCTGCGTTCTCCGGTCGGACGGCTGCGTGCGCGGATAGAAGCCGCTCTGACTGTCACCGACGAGACGCAACGGGATCAGTTGCTGGGCGGTGTGTTGAATGAGGCCGACAATCTGACGCGGATGCTGACCACCGTTTTGGAAATCGGTCGGTCGGAAGCGCAAACCGCGCGTAGCCAGTTCGTCGATCTGGACCCGGCGGCGCTGATTGCCGAACTGGGCGAAATGTACGAACCGCTTGCCGAGGAAAAAGGCGTGGTGCTGTCGGTCGATGCGGCTCCGTTGAAACTGGTTTCTGCACACCGCCAGCTGTTGGCGCAGGCCCTTAGCAACCTGGTGGACAATGCGCTGTATTATGGCGCGGGCGCAGCCGTAACCCTGTCGGCGCGGGATGCTGGTGGGGATGTTCGTTTGACGGTTGCCGATAATGGACCGGGGATCGCGGAGGCCGACATGACAGAGGCGCGGCGGCGGTTCGGTCGGCTCGATGCGTCGCGTGGCAAGCCCGGTGCAGGGCTTGGGCTTTCGCTGGCAGAGGCCGTTGCGCACCTTCACGGTGGACGATTGGAACTGGCCGATAATGGGCCAGGTCTTGCCGCAACCCTGATTCTCCCCCGTTGA